The Helianthus annuus cultivar XRQ/B chromosome 16, HanXRQr2.0-SUNRISE, whole genome shotgun sequence genome includes a window with the following:
- the LOC110917336 gene encoding carboxy-terminal domain RNA polymerase II polypeptide A small phosphatase 2: MVKPNQNVITKEHVANLPCHTKIPVAKTASSITKCQCDPRLIKIFTKLVRITNMNHKSSAKISYKVLKKLASDDYMASVLGPLIQDSTTSAPLPPLTSPSNITVFLDLDETLIHSVRASGLGPPPRNYNFIVGGEGDVRYVLKRPFVDEFLWFLSQSGFEIVLFTAGSEEYASMVLDVLDPDGLISHRLYRNSCKKFSRSFVKDLWNLGRDLTKVVIVDDKPYSYILQPENAIPIIPFTDDLGDDELKKLMSGFFTRCHEFEDLRDAVKHYVGNGVAYSNCIEKLSEDMWG, encoded by the coding sequence ATGGTGAAACCAAACCAGAACGTTATAACAAAAGAACACGTTGCAAACCTCCCATGCCATACCAAGATTCCTGTCGCCAAGACCGCATCCTCAATCACCAAATGCCAATGCGATCCCCGCCTCATCAAAATCTTCACAAAACTTGTTCGTATCACCAATATGAACCACAAATCATCCGCCAAAATCAGCTACAAAGTCCTCAAAAAACTCGCCAGCGACGACTACATGGCCAGCGTCCTTGGACCACTTATCCAGGACTCCACTACTTCCGCCCCCCTCCCTCCGTTAACTTCCCCGAGTAATATAACTGTGTTTCTTGACCTCGACGAAACCCTAATTCACTCCGTTCGTGCATCTGGACTAGGTCCTCCTCCGAGAAACTATAATTTCATAGTTGGTGGCGAAGGAGATGTGCGTTATGTTTTAAAACGTCCGTTTGTCGATGAGTTTCTTTGGTTTTTAAGCCAAAGTGGTTTTGAAATTGTGTTGTTTACCGCTGGAAGCGAGGAGTATGCGTCTATGGTGCTTGATGTATTGGATCCAGACGGATTGATTTCACATAGGCTGTATCGGAATTCGTGTAAGAAATTCAGCAGGAGTTTTGTTAAGGATTTGTGGAATTTAGGGCGGGATCTGACCAAGGTGGTGATTGTCGACGATAAGCCTTATTCTTACATTTTGCAGCCCGAAAACGCCATCCCGATTATTCCTTTTACTGATGATCTTGGAGATGATGAACTGAAGAAACTGATGAGTGGATTTTTCACAAGGTGTCATGAATTTGAAGATTTGAGGGATGCAGTGAAACATTATGTTGGAAATGGAGTTGCATATTCAAATTGCATTGAGAAATTGAGTGAAGATATGTGGGGATAG